The following are from one region of the Pseudodesulfovibrio piezophilus C1TLV30 genome:
- the tsaA gene encoding tRNA (N6-threonylcarbamoyladenosine(37)-N6)-methyltransferase TrmO: MTIAYTPIGHFRTMHTDLSDMPIQPSGAHGMFGSIAIHKKFREGLVDLEDFSHIIVLYHLHRVSGYDLTVTPFLDTDTHGIFATRSPKRPNPLGLSVMTLLEVRNGALLVENVDVLDETPVIDIKPYVPDFDVWPARRIGWFEGKSGNAKTHRSDNRFADQTPAFTEG, translated from the coding sequence ATGACTATTGCATATACTCCGATCGGACATTTCAGAACAATGCACACAGACCTCAGTGACATGCCTATTCAGCCTTCTGGAGCGCACGGCATGTTCGGCTCCATTGCCATCCATAAAAAATTTCGGGAAGGCCTTGTCGATCTTGAAGATTTTTCACACATCATCGTTCTCTACCACCTGCACAGGGTTTCCGGGTACGACCTGACAGTCACACCATTTCTTGACACTGACACACACGGTATCTTTGCGACCCGTTCACCCAAGCGGCCAAACCCGTTAGGGCTGTCTGTCATGACATTACTGGAAGTTCGCAACGGAGCGCTGCTGGTAGAGAATGTCGACGTGCTGGATGAAACCCCGGTCATCGATATCAAGCCATACGTTCCCGACTTCGACGTATGGCCCGCAAGGCGCATAGGATGGTTTGAAGGCAAATCCGGCAATGCGAAGACACATCGCAGTGACAACAGGTTTGCCGACCAGACTCCCGCGTTCACCGAAGGGTGA
- a CDS encoding sensor histidine kinase produces MVKPNLRQTIIFGIAIFSLAFGGIALLSLSNINQLQQEVLLVERADDLRNLILEIRREEKNFFLYQNTALFSIGPKYLEQATAALEVLSVELAKPRSGEHGAALKQGLQRYGDLLAQFNAASPNKTGDSPKAQNLRETGQSLVEHSRAIAEFERESILVINEKLRMTLITSMAIVALVVCAIVVFIIKSILRPLREVQEATRKIAQGTFVPLEVKNTDDEIQQVFVALNSMVEELKKRQLQLVQAQKLSSIGTLASGIAHQLNNPLNNISTSAQILAEETAGQSEFADKMMQNINQETLRARDIVKGLLEFSRHKDFSPAPCQLKSILESAARLVSSQLGPRIALNISVPEDLTLPLDRQRLQEAFINLIINAIQAIGLEEGSIDIRMGQEDGFEVISISDTGEGMSADTLQRIFDPFFSTKEVGQGTGLGLYIVYGIIEKHRGTIRAESTPGEGTTFYIRLPLSQEVSA; encoded by the coding sequence ATGGTCAAACCGAATCTCAGACAAACCATCATATTTGGAATTGCAATTTTTTCTCTCGCTTTTGGGGGAATAGCCTTGCTGTCCCTTTCCAATATCAATCAACTGCAGCAGGAAGTTCTACTGGTCGAACGCGCGGACGACCTCCGCAACCTGATTCTGGAAATTCGCCGTGAAGAAAAAAACTTTTTCCTCTACCAGAACACGGCTCTTTTTTCCATCGGCCCAAAGTACCTGGAACAAGCAACAGCAGCCCTTGAAGTCCTGTCCGTCGAACTTGCCAAGCCTAGAAGCGGAGAGCATGGAGCCGCCCTCAAGCAAGGATTGCAGCGATATGGCGACCTGCTTGCCCAGTTCAATGCGGCGTCACCCAATAAGACAGGAGACTCGCCCAAGGCCCAGAACCTCCGGGAAACCGGGCAGAGCCTTGTGGAACACTCTCGTGCCATTGCTGAATTTGAACGCGAAAGCATTCTTGTCATCAATGAAAAGCTTCGTATGACCCTGATCACTTCCATGGCGATAGTTGCCCTGGTGGTCTGCGCGATTGTCGTCTTCATCATAAAAAGCATCCTGCGCCCCTTGCGAGAAGTACAGGAAGCGACACGCAAGATAGCTCAGGGGACTTTTGTTCCCCTTGAAGTGAAAAACACCGATGATGAAATCCAACAGGTCTTCGTCGCGCTGAATTCCATGGTTGAAGAACTCAAGAAACGGCAGCTGCAACTGGTTCAGGCCCAAAAACTCTCTTCCATCGGAACCCTTGCTTCGGGGATAGCACACCAGTTGAACAACCCGCTCAATAATATTTCGACTTCGGCACAGATTCTGGCTGAAGAAACTGCGGGACAGAGTGAATTCGCCGACAAGATGATGCAAAATATCAATCAGGAAACACTCCGGGCCAGAGACATAGTCAAAGGGTTACTCGAATTCTCCCGTCACAAGGACTTTTCCCCCGCCCCCTGTCAACTCAAATCGATCCTGGAGAGCGCAGCCCGTCTTGTCTCCAGCCAACTCGGACCACGCATAGCGCTCAACATAAGTGTGCCCGAAGACCTCACGCTGCCACTGGACCGACAACGGCTTCAGGAGGCGTTCATCAACCTGATCATCAACGCCATCCAGGCCATTGGCCTCGAGGAAGGCTCCATTGATATACGGATGGGGCAGGAAGACGGATTCGAGGTCATTTCCATATCCGACACGGGTGAAGGCATGTCGGCAGACACACTGCAACGCATCTTCGACCCATTCTTCTCGACCAAGGAAGTAGGACAGGGAACCGGACTCGGCCTCTACATCGTCTATGGCATCATTGAAAAACACAGGGGAACCATCCGCGCCGAGAGCACTCCGGGCGAAGGAACCACCTTTTATATCAGACTCCCGCTTTCACAGGAGGTTTCAGCATGA